Proteins encoded in a region of the Candidatus Nitrosomarinus catalina genome:
- a CDS encoding class I SAM-dependent methyltransferase produces MGLGSSYWSEVIEVLREIIPIYDKVNSIISLGKDVEHRNRGISGRVLKGNKILDAGSGFGNMSKTALKLTDGEISITLYDPLVPMLKNTGSHFEKIPDMANGVFEHIPFRDEEFDAVLCGYSLRDAINLRVAISEIHRVLKKEGRMVIVDLGKPDESFIRAGVAFYLRCILPILAFSAGGKLGLKFGTLYGTFKRWPQNKKLEELLLEKFSRVEFEKDLMGGAIMVAAYK; encoded by the coding sequence ATGGGTTTAGGAAGTAGTTACTGGAGTGAAGTAATTGAGGTACTCCGCGAAATTATTCCAATTTATGATAAAGTAAATTCAATAATATCATTAGGAAAAGATGTAGAACATAGAAATCGAGGAATTTCAGGAAGAGTTCTCAAAGGAAATAAAATTCTAGATGCAGGTTCTGGCTTTGGAAACATGTCAAAAACAGCATTAAAACTAACAGACGGAGAAATTTCAATCACTCTTTATGATCCTCTTGTACCAATGCTGAAAAATACAGGCTCACATTTTGAAAAAATTCCAGATATGGCAAATGGAGTTTTTGAACATATTCCATTTAGAGATGAAGAATTTGATGCGGTGTTATGCGGTTATTCACTAAGAGATGCAATTAATTTGAGAGTTGCTATTTCTGAAATTCATCGAGTATTGAAAAAAGAGGGACGAATGGTAATTGTAGATTTAGGCAAACCAGATGAAAGTTTTATCAGAGCAGGGGTTGCATTTTATCTAAGATGTATTTTACCAATTCTTGCTTTTAGTGCAGGGGGAAAATTAGGATTAAAATTTGGAACACTTTATGGAACATTCAAAAGATGGCCACAAAATAAAAAATTGGAAGAATTGTTATTAGAGAAATTTTCGCGAGTAGAATTTGAAAAAGATCTTATGGGTGGCGCAATAATGGTTGCGGCATACAAATGA
- a CDS encoding MFS transporter — protein MNRVLILVNLTGLIIGISYGLHGPILPIFAKNVIGATYSELGLIGLANFVPYMFIPLFVGILLDRINNAYLLAIGAAINSASIYLLSIAQSVPELLGFRIMTGVAHAFFWPPCESIISNESTEKNRVKNISWFTMFFVMGFMIGPLLGTAFLENLDITYRILFQIAAFILAAAIITAVLASKKRIKVHHERFSFSAIKDMKKFPEVITLLIFCTSSFGIILTIFPAYLNDKGMNATDVLYLFFAFGISRVISLALAGKFAKKTSHTLIAATLAVSIGLAISVVADSIITFGIALVLMGFGFSIFFPLTLEIILSKTKKGISGKIIGAYETIFGLGWAVGPTIGGPITQSFGDETPYIIFSIIGIGITVLAIISRKKLEPLKIQEGQ, from the coding sequence ATGAATAGAGTTCTAATCTTAGTAAATTTAACAGGATTAATCATAGGTATTTCATATGGGCTCCATGGTCCAATATTACCAATTTTTGCAAAAAATGTAATTGGTGCAACATATTCAGAATTAGGCCTTATTGGATTAGCAAATTTTGTACCATACATGTTCATTCCACTTTTTGTAGGAATATTACTAGATAGAATAAACAATGCATATCTATTAGCAATAGGAGCAGCAATCAATTCAGCATCAATCTATCTTTTATCCATTGCACAATCAGTTCCAGAATTATTAGGATTTAGAATAATGACAGGAGTAGCTCATGCATTTTTCTGGCCACCATGCGAATCAATTATTTCAAATGAAAGTACAGAGAAAAACAGAGTTAAAAACATCTCTTGGTTTACAATGTTTTTTGTTATGGGTTTCATGATAGGACCACTATTAGGAACAGCATTTTTAGAAAATCTGGACATCACATATAGAATATTATTCCAAATTGCAGCATTCATTTTAGCAGCAGCAATAATTACGGCGGTATTAGCATCAAAAAAGAGAATCAAAGTACACCACGAAAGATTTTCTTTTTCAGCAATTAAAGACATGAAAAAATTTCCAGAAGTAATTACATTACTAATTTTCTGTACATCATCATTTGGAATTATTCTAACAATTTTTCCGGCATATCTCAACGATAAAGGAATGAATGCAACTGATGTTTTGTATTTATTTTTTGCATTTGGAATTTCACGAGTAATTTCACTAGCATTAGCAGGAAAATTTGCAAAGAAAACAAGTCATACATTGATTGCAGCCACACTAGCAGTTTCTATAGGATTAGCAATTTCAGTTGTTGCAGATTCAATAATTACATTTGGAATTGCTTTGGTGTTAATGGGATTTGGATTTAGCATATTTTTCCCACTTACTTTAGAAATTATTTTAAGCAAAACAAAAAAAGGCATATCTGGAAAAATAATCGGAGCTTATGAAACAATTTTTGGATTAGGATGGGCAGTTGGACCAACTATAGGTGGACCAATAACACAGTCATTTGGAGACGAGACGCCATATATCATATTTTCAATTATTGGAATAGGAATTACAGTATTAGCTATCATATCAAGAAAAAAATTGGAACCGTTGAAAATTCAGGAAGGCCAATAA
- a CDS encoding prohibitin family protein, whose translation MSKYQSSPVKVNVGAAKLVVGAIILLIIIGIVAGASVKIVESGNRGVLTQWSAVDLTSPPLEEGIHFVVPFQDEVVQIEVRTLKYDKETRSASKDLQTVETTVTVNYHAEYEKVNFLYKEIGLDYENRVIGPAVEETVKQVTANYNAEELITKRPLVKGDIENAIRDRLNQFYVATEVISITDFEFSPLFAQAIESKVEAEQKAQKAENDLIRIEVEARQLEAQAVGLAAANIAEAQGEAEAISIINNALSQNPYYLEWLKTQAWDGKLPLVVGEGGTPFIQIPVQP comes from the coding sequence ATGTCAAAGTATCAATCATCTCCAGTTAAAGTAAACGTAGGTGCAGCCAAATTAGTTGTGGGTGCTATTATTCTATTAATCATAATTGGAATTGTAGCAGGAGCATCAGTTAAAATTGTAGAATCAGGTAACAGAGGAGTACTTACACAATGGAGTGCAGTAGATTTAACATCACCACCGCTTGAAGAAGGAATTCACTTTGTTGTACCATTTCAAGACGAGGTAGTACAAATTGAAGTTCGTACTCTAAAGTATGATAAAGAGACTAGAAGTGCATCAAAAGACCTTCAGACTGTAGAAACTACAGTTACTGTAAACTATCATGCAGAATATGAGAAAGTAAATTTCCTTTACAAGGAAATAGGATTAGACTATGAAAATAGAGTTATTGGACCAGCAGTTGAAGAAACAGTAAAACAAGTTACAGCAAATTATAATGCCGAAGAATTAATTACAAAAAGACCATTAGTTAAGGGAGATATTGAAAATGCAATTAGAGATAGATTAAACCAATTTTACGTAGCTACAGAAGTAATTTCAATTACAGATTTCGAATTTTCACCATTATTTGCACAAGCAATTGAATCTAAAGTAGAGGCAGAACAAAAAGCCCAAAAAGCAGAAAATGATCTTATAAGAATTGAAGTTGAAGCTAGACAGTTAGAAGCTCAAGCAGTGGGTTTGGCAGCAGCAAATATTGCAGAGGCACAAGGTGAAGCAGAAGCAATTTCAATTATTAATAATGCACTTTCACAAAACCCATATTATTTAGAATGGTTAAAGACACAAGCATGGGATGGTAAACTTCCTCTAGTAGTTGGAGAAGGCGGAACACCATTTATTCAAATTCCAGTACAACCTTAA
- a CDS encoding SDR family oxidoreductase, with protein sequence MEKVALVTGSSSGIGLETVLALARDGYLTFASMRDIKKSAELEYAAKKENLKIKIIQLDVDKEESIVSAIKEISTECGRLDVLVNNAGYGQFGCTEDITLEDFRKQFETNFFSIVRIIQEVSPIMRNQKSGIIVNISSVVGKIGLPGSPAYISTKFALEGFSECLRYELGQFGIKTTLIEPGVIKTNFFNSMKVPESKTDTKYKELTDHILAGLKMMAEMGTPPSQVAEVIMKAIHSDEILPRYIVGTDAAMFMEAKQTKTDLEFEKYMSKELFPG encoded by the coding sequence ATGGAAAAAGTTGCTCTTGTAACAGGTAGCTCATCAGGGATTGGATTAGAAACAGTTTTGGCACTAGCAAGAGACGGGTATCTAACATTTGCAAGTATGAGAGATATAAAAAAATCAGCAGAATTAGAATATGCTGCAAAAAAAGAAAATCTCAAAATAAAAATTATCCAATTAGATGTGGATAAAGAAGAATCAATAGTTTCAGCAATTAAAGAAATTTCAACAGAATGTGGAAGATTAGATGTTTTAGTAAATAATGCAGGATATGGTCAATTTGGATGTACTGAGGATATAACATTAGAAGATTTTAGAAAACAATTTGAAACAAATTTTTTCAGCATTGTTAGAATAATTCAAGAAGTATCTCCAATTATGAGAAATCAAAAATCAGGAATTATTGTAAATATCAGTTCAGTGGTAGGAAAAATAGGATTACCAGGTTCACCAGCCTACATCAGTACAAAATTTGCTTTGGAAGGATTCAGCGAATGTTTAAGATATGAGCTTGGTCAATTTGGAATTAAAACCACTTTAATTGAACCAGGAGTGATTAAAACAAATTTTTTCAATTCTATGAAAGTACCAGAATCAAAAACAGATACTAAATACAAAGAATTAACTGATCACATTTTGGCAGGTCTCAAAATGATGGCAGAGATGGGTACACCACCATCACAAGTCGCAGAAGTAATTATGAAAGCAATTCATAGTGATGAAATTTTACCACGTTATATCGTAGGCACCGATGCAGCCATGTTTATGGAGGCAAAACAGACCAAAACAGACCTAGAATTTGAAAAATATATGAGTAAAGAGCTGTTTCCAGGCTAA
- a CDS encoding Sec-independent protein translocase subunit TatA/TatB, whose amino-acid sequence MLEYSLNIGGSEWMIIIFVAVVLVLGTGKLPGAAKKMGKVVSEYNNAKNEIQQQMKEVTEEVPKISGPVETEREKLEMIAKSAGIKTEGKTDDEIQKEISAKMGQKTTDTSEKK is encoded by the coding sequence ATGTTAGAATATTCACTAAATATAGGTGGTAGTGAATGGATGATAATCATATTTGTTGCAGTGGTTCTAGTTTTAGGAACAGGAAAGCTTCCAGGTGCAGCTAAAAAAATGGGAAAAGTTGTTAGTGAATACAACAACGCCAAAAATGAAATTCAACAACAAATGAAAGAAGTGACTGAGGAAGTACCAAAAATTTCAGGGCCAGTTGAGACTGAAAGAGAAAAATTAGAAATGATTGCAAAATCAGCAGGCATCAAAACTGAAGGTAAGACAGATGATGAAATTCAAAAAGAGATATCTGCAAAAATGGGTCAAAAAACAACGGATACATCTGAAAAAAAATAA
- a CDS encoding DNA-methyltransferase, giving the protein MKKVEINKIYNENCIDGMKLIPKNKINLVITDPPFAINFKAKKANYNRTASRVLSGYNEIKPEDYYDFTFSWMSEVFRILKDSGSMYVFSGWNNLKDILRALDDVGFITINHIIWKYQFGVVTKKKFVTSHYHCLYVCKDDKQRKFFPFSRFKKDDKSEDGRSLHYRDKEDVWDIKREYWSGDEKTPTKLPSEIIKKLLEYSSEKKDIVFDPFLGSGQTAVVSKSLNRRYLGFEIVPDYYKFAKKRLDKNLYRIKQSK; this is encoded by the coding sequence ATGAAGAAAGTGGAAATAAACAAAATTTACAATGAAAACTGTATTGATGGAATGAAATTAATCCCTAAAAATAAAATTAATCTTGTAATCACTGATCCTCCATTTGCTATTAATTTTAAAGCAAAAAAAGCTAATTACAATAGAACTGCTTCCAGAGTTCTGTCTGGATACAATGAAATAAAACCTGAAGACTACTATGATTTCACGTTTTCTTGGATGAGTGAGGTGTTTAGAATTTTAAAAGATTCTGGAAGTATGTATGTTTTTTCAGGTTGGAATAACCTCAAAGATATTTTACGTGCCTTGGATGATGTTGGATTCATAACCATTAATCATATTATCTGGAAATATCAGTTTGGAGTAGTTACAAAAAAGAAATTTGTCACCTCACATTATCATTGTCTCTATGTTTGTAAAGATGATAAACAAAGAAAATTTTTCCCTTTTTCTAGATTTAAAAAAGATGATAAATCTGAAGATGGACGAAGTCTTCATTATCGTGATAAAGAGGATGTTTGGGATATTAAAAGAGAATATTGGTCTGGTGATGAAAAGACTCCAACTAAACTTCCTTCAGAAATAATTAAAAAATTATTGGAATATTCTAGTGAAAAAAAAGATATTGTTTTTGATCCTTTTTTGGGTTCTGGACAAACTGCAGTTGTAAGTAAATCCCTCAATCGTCGTTATCTGGGATTTGAAATTGTTCCTGATTATTACAAATTTGCTAAAAAAAGATTAGACAAAAATCTTTATCGAATTAAACAATCAAAATAA
- a CDS encoding archaeal proteasome endopeptidase complex subunit alpha, with product MMASRGYDMTPTMYSPDGRIYQVEYAIETVKRGTLAIGISTKQGVIMAVEEKARTLQTKNITQKIFQVDYHIGVAAAGYIPDARVQVDNARAFSQGNRMTYDESVEIATVSKYLADTAHQFTQYGGVRPNGVSMIIAGIDQKGEAIYVIDPSGTYVQFTAVAIGAGADEVNSFLEKNYNPDMSLEDAAALAIACINLKDEVKDEIKNVKMAKVSSESKVFEKVSEADLENYSKNVSKFSNE from the coding sequence ATGATGGCATCACGCGGTTACGACATGACACCAACAATGTATTCTCCCGATGGTAGAATTTATCAAGTCGAATATGCAATTGAGACGGTAAAAAGAGGGACATTAGCTATTGGCATCAGTACCAAACAAGGTGTAATCATGGCAGTAGAAGAAAAAGCAAGAACTTTACAAACTAAAAATATTACACAGAAAATTTTCCAAGTAGATTATCATATTGGAGTTGCAGCAGCAGGATATATTCCAGATGCACGAGTTCAAGTGGATAATGCAAGAGCATTCTCACAAGGAAATAGAATGACATATGATGAATCAGTAGAAATTGCTACTGTTTCAAAATACTTAGCAGATACAGCTCATCAATTTACTCAATATGGAGGAGTGCGTCCAAATGGAGTCTCAATGATTATTGCAGGAATTGATCAGAAAGGAGAAGCAATCTATGTAATTGATCCTAGCGGAACATATGTACAATTCACAGCAGTTGCAATTGGTGCAGGTGCAGATGAAGTCAATTCATTTTTAGAAAAAAATTATAATCCAGATATGAGTTTAGAAGATGCAGCAGCATTAGCTATTGCATGTATAAATTTGAAAGATGAAGTGAAAGATGAAATTAAGAATGTCAAAATGGCCAAAGTTTCATCAGAATCAAAAGTTTTTGAAAAAGTTTCAGAAGCAGATTTAGAAAATTATTCTAAAAATGTATCCAAATTTTCAAACGAATAG
- a CDS encoding DNA topoisomerase I, with protein sequence MKWKKLQHNGILFPPEYEKQGITIKIKGESINLDINQEEMVYQWAKKKDTPYAQDKVFQKNFTGDFAKTLDSKFKKISYEDIDFTSAYKIVDKEKDLKEMMTKEDRKALAVKRKELREKLKIKYGIAIMDGKEVEVGNYMAEPPGIFIGRGEHPLRGKWKPRVTAKDVTLNMGKDAKKPEGNWGKIIHDNDSMWLASWMDFLTQKRKYVWLADTAGLKQDRDKEKYEKAVKLGNEIEKIKDRIVKDMKSKDTKINRISTACYLIYRTAMRVGDEKDPDEADTVGATTLRKEHIKITANTIEFDFLGKDSVRWQETVVAEGHDKQFHENLKNIIEKKKPKDEIFEGITSRHVNQYYSGIVKGLTAKVFRTYLATSVVKKYLVEHDTIKTKTANEKLYHAKLANLEAAIMCNHKRTIPKTYEQTLQKKRDSIKKLEKEKAWIKTQETLKKVEEKEPKTEIQKKSKTKRIKTLNEQIKKQKSKHKERLQKLELQLDLSEKTKDYAIGTSLRNYIDPRVFKAWTDEVGAEWEKLYTAALQKKFLWVKNEDVEWKDLK encoded by the coding sequence ATGAAATGGAAAAAACTACAACATAATGGAATCTTGTTTCCTCCGGAATACGAGAAACAAGGAATTACAATAAAAATCAAAGGAGAATCTATCAATCTCGATATAAATCAAGAAGAGATGGTGTATCAATGGGCAAAGAAAAAAGATACCCCATATGCACAAGACAAAGTTTTTCAAAAAAACTTCACAGGAGACTTTGCTAAAACATTAGATTCAAAATTTAAAAAAATTTCATATGAGGACATTGATTTTACAAGTGCTTACAAAATTGTAGATAAAGAAAAAGACCTCAAAGAAATGATGACAAAAGAAGACAGAAAAGCATTAGCTGTCAAAAGAAAAGAATTACGTGAAAAATTAAAAATAAAATACGGTATTGCCATCATGGATGGAAAAGAAGTTGAAGTTGGAAACTATATGGCAGAGCCTCCAGGAATATTCATAGGTAGAGGAGAACATCCGCTAAGAGGTAAATGGAAACCAAGAGTTACAGCAAAGGATGTTACATTAAACATGGGAAAAGATGCAAAAAAGCCAGAAGGTAATTGGGGCAAAATTATTCATGATAATGATTCAATGTGGTTAGCAAGTTGGATGGACTTTCTTACACAAAAAAGAAAATACGTATGGTTGGCAGATACTGCAGGACTCAAACAAGATAGAGACAAGGAAAAATATGAAAAAGCAGTCAAACTTGGAAATGAAATTGAAAAGATAAAGGATAGAATCGTTAAGGATATGAAAAGTAAGGATACTAAAATTAATAGAATATCAACTGCATGTTATTTGATTTATAGAACTGCTATGAGGGTAGGAGACGAAAAAGACCCAGATGAGGCAGATACCGTAGGCGCAACAACTCTCCGAAAAGAGCACATCAAAATTACAGCAAACACAATTGAATTTGATTTTCTAGGTAAAGATAGTGTAAGATGGCAAGAAACAGTAGTAGCTGAAGGTCATGACAAGCAATTTCATGAAAATCTTAAAAATATTATAGAAAAGAAAAAACCAAAAGATGAGATTTTTGAAGGAATTACTTCAAGACACGTTAATCAATATTATTCAGGAATTGTGAAAGGATTAACTGCCAAAGTGTTTAGGACATATCTTGCAACTTCAGTTGTAAAAAAATACCTAGTTGAACATGACACTATCAAAACAAAAACAGCAAATGAAAAATTGTACCATGCCAAGTTAGCAAACTTGGAAGCTGCAATAATGTGTAACCACAAAAGAACAATTCCAAAAACATACGAACAAACATTACAAAAGAAAAGAGATTCTATTAAAAAATTAGAAAAAGAAAAAGCATGGATAAAAACTCAAGAAACTCTTAAAAAAGTTGAAGAAAAAGAGCCAAAAACAGAAATCCAAAAGAAAAGTAAAACAAAGAGAATTAAAACATTAAATGAACAAATCAAGAAACAAAAATCTAAACATAAAGAAAGACTACAGAAACTTGAACTTCAATTAGATTTATCAGAGAAAACTAAAGATTATGCAATCGGAACATCCCTTAGAAATTACATAGATCCACGGGTTTTCAAAGCATGGACTGATGAGGTTGGAGCAGAATGGGAGAAATTATACACAGCAGCCTTACAAAAGAAATTCCTCTGGGTAAAAAATGAGGATGTGGAATGGAAAGATCTAAAATAA
- a CDS encoding DEAD/DEAH box helicase: MKFSCPKCKSKIEIQKTFNKKMHVSCSKCGIQDILEFSKNPDEVFLEFLARFDKGLVKQKELTDELADEGIIRTKKEINEMIGESNPEKFLEEILHSKKDFISDYKILKNSEPKMGCKVEELGLDENISNFLNESKIKQFYKFQEDAIQEIVFGENIVIEAPTASGKTEAFLIPVIQRIKKESNQGKIFAIFVYPTKALARDQFPKIQKFADKIKINVKVFDGDTKIEERREIIDTPPEIIITNFDVLHYHLWHQTKFSNLLNSTEILVVDEAHVYSGIFGSNVHYIIKRLKRICKNKLQFVAASATLEDAKTFCEQLFGEKMQLVKGSGKKGETDFVMVFPTLRTQRNLMVELTKKLTDKNHKTMIFSNSHLNAELLAMQTKKQKINIKVHRAGLMANYRMSVEKQFKEDKLQAISCTPTLELGIDVGNVDCVISSTIPVNRLTQRIGRAARKGQRGYAFLALGNDPISQYYKNHPNDYFEDIEKTYIDPKNPFVEEFQILAIACDKPISKHELKEHEKMIEYHVTEGNLIELNNRIVPNFEKINSILNDYSIRGIGKSIDIFLNEKKVGDRILPIALEELHKDAIYFLAGSRYKVKELNYPKNNYAKIERVQKDYPYYTKSLTEEWPTIETIFEKRNAGGIEIAFCKLHIEKKVYGYVNIELGQEVAQGEKVMLDIPLEYDFITKGIVFHAPRPLEVMEKSEDEEYTEASGYHATEHVVIEGSNMITGGVSQDLGGISLGTSGLIFIYDGAIGGSGASKALYDRFEKALERSMHIVKECPCKNEAGCPRCTFSYRCGNNNEFLHKYSALEILERINNGEKTELIDPMEGDKPLV; this comes from the coding sequence TTGAAATTTTCATGTCCAAAATGTAAATCAAAAATTGAAATTCAAAAAACATTCAATAAAAAAATGCATGTGTCGTGTAGTAAATGCGGAATTCAAGATATCCTAGAATTTTCGAAAAATCCTGATGAAGTGTTTCTAGAATTTCTAGCAAGATTTGACAAAGGATTAGTTAAACAAAAAGAACTAACTGATGAATTAGCAGACGAAGGGATAATCAGAACAAAAAAAGAAATTAATGAAATGATCGGAGAATCAAATCCAGAAAAATTTCTGGAAGAAATTTTACATTCAAAAAAAGATTTTATTTCTGATTATAAAATTTTGAAAAATTCTGAGCCTAAAATGGGATGTAAAGTTGAAGAATTAGGATTAGATGAAAATATTTCAAATTTTCTAAATGAATCAAAAATTAAACAATTCTATAAATTTCAAGAAGATGCAATACAAGAAATAGTATTTGGAGAAAATATTGTCATTGAAGCACCAACCGCATCAGGAAAAACAGAGGCATTTTTAATTCCAGTTATTCAAAGAATAAAAAAAGAATCAAATCAAGGTAAGATTTTTGCAATTTTTGTATATCCAACAAAAGCATTAGCTAGAGATCAATTTCCAAAAATTCAAAAATTTGCAGATAAAATTAAAATTAATGTTAAAGTTTTTGATGGAGATACAAAAATAGAAGAAAGAAGAGAAATTATTGATACACCACCAGAAATCATAATTACCAATTTTGATGTTCTACATTATCATTTATGGCATCAAACTAAATTTTCAAATCTATTAAATTCAACAGAGATTCTAGTAGTGGATGAAGCACATGTTTATTCAGGAATTTTTGGATCTAATGTTCATTACATAATAAAAAGACTAAAACGAATTTGCAAAAATAAACTACAATTTGTTGCAGCATCAGCAACACTTGAGGATGCTAAAACATTTTGTGAGCAATTATTTGGAGAGAAAATGCAATTAGTAAAGGGTTCAGGCAAAAAGGGGGAAACCGATTTTGTGATGGTATTTCCAACACTTAGAACTCAGAGAAATCTCATGGTAGAATTGACAAAAAAATTAACAGATAAAAATCATAAGACAATGATTTTTAGCAATTCGCATTTGAATGCTGAACTTCTAGCAATGCAAACAAAAAAACAAAAAATCAACATCAAAGTACATCGAGCAGGATTAATGGCCAATTATAGAATGTCAGTTGAAAAACAATTCAAAGAAGACAAATTACAAGCAATTTCATGCACGCCTACCCTAGAATTAGGCATAGATGTTGGAAATGTTGATTGTGTTATTTCATCTACAATTCCAGTAAACAGACTGACTCAAAGAATAGGAAGAGCTGCAAGAAAAGGACAAAGAGGATATGCATTTTTAGCATTAGGTAATGATCCCATTTCACAATATTACAAAAATCATCCTAATGATTATTTTGAAGATATTGAAAAAACATACATTGACCCAAAGAATCCATTTGTAGAAGAATTTCAAATTCTAGCCATTGCTTGCGATAAACCAATTTCAAAACATGAATTAAAAGAACATGAAAAAATGATTGAATATCATGTAACAGAAGGAAATTTAATAGAATTAAACAATAGAATTGTTCCCAATTTTGAAAAAATTAATTCAATTTTAAATGACTATAGCATTAGGGGTATTGGTAAATCAATAGATATTTTTCTAAATGAAAAAAAAGTAGGTGACAGAATACTACCTATTGCCTTAGAAGAATTACATAAAGATGCAATCTATTTTCTAGCTGGTTCACGCTACAAAGTAAAAGAATTGAATTATCCAAAAAATAATTATGCTAAAATTGAAAGAGTGCAAAAAGATTATCCATACTATACAAAATCATTAACAGAAGAATGGCCAACAATTGAAACAATATTTGAAAAAAGAAATGCAGGAGGAATTGAAATAGCATTTTGCAAATTGCATATAGAGAAAAAAGTTTATGGTTATGTGAATATAGAATTAGGGCAAGAAGTTGCACAAGGTGAAAAAGTGATGTTAGACATACCGCTAGAATACGACTTTATTACAAAAGGAATTGTGTTTCATGCACCAAGACCTCTAGAAGTTATGGAGAAATCTGAAGATGAAGAATATACAGAAGCCAGTGGATATCACGCTACAGAACATGTTGTAATTGAGGGAAGCAATATGATAACAGGAGGAGTATCTCAAGATTTAGGAGGAATTTCTTTAGGGACATCAGGTTTGATTTTCATTTATGATGGTGCCATTGGAGGCAGTGGTGCCAGTAAAGCATTATACGATAGATTCGAAAAGGCACTTGAAAGAAGTATGCATATTGTTAAAGAATGCCCGTGTAAAAATGAAGCAGGATGTCCAAGATGTACATTTTCATACAGATGTGGAAACAATAACGAATTTTTACATAAATATTCAGCATTAGAAATTCTAGAAAGAATCAACAATGGAGAGAAAACAGAGTTGATTGATCCAATGGAAGGAGACAAACCATTAGTATGA